The following coding sequences are from one Fimbriimonadaceae bacterium window:
- a CDS encoding PEP-CTERM sorting domain-containing protein, producing the protein MRYLLVLSMAALTSAGLAATTFFTDEAVWSSHVTNVASFDFEGIGAPDEAISFGEGPLTVGPATFSTNFSTLFWIGKDFGGSGTGYFNNMSACASAQGLATKLTVAFDAPVHAFGMVYNNFDGFGGHISLANGAGTDFNSLGFGAQAFFGFVSDEDVTGLDVSFLPQSGFNVARFQTGTPDAVPEPASLLVLGLGGLVVARRRRR; encoded by the coding sequence ATGAGGTACTTGCTTGTGCTCTCGATGGCTGCGTTGACATCGGCCGGTCTGGCCGCGACGACGTTCTTCACGGACGAGGCGGTGTGGAGCAGCCACGTGACAAACGTCGCCTCCTTTGACTTTGAGGGGATCGGGGCGCCCGACGAGGCGATCTCGTTTGGGGAGGGGCCACTGACAGTCGGACCGGCCACATTCTCCACCAACTTCTCCACCCTGTTTTGGATCGGAAAAGACTTTGGGGGGTCCGGGACGGGCTATTTCAACAATATGAGCGCCTGTGCGTCCGCGCAAGGTCTGGCGACAAAGCTGACGGTGGCCTTTGACGCGCCGGTTCACGCCTTCGGCATGGTCTACAACAACTTCGACGGCTTCGGCGGTCATATCAGCCTGGCCAACGGGGCAGGGACGGACTTCAATAGCCTCGGTTTCGGGGCCCAGGCTTTCTTCGGCTTTGTTTCCGACGAAGACGTCACGGGGCTGGACGTGTCGTTCCTGCCGCAGTCGGGATTCAACGTCGCCCGGTTCCAGACGGGGACGCCGGACGCCGTCCCCGAACCGGCGAGCCTGCTCGTCCTGGGGCTCGGTGGCCTGGTCGTGGCCCGCCGCCGCAGGCGATAG